One Kitasatospora sp. NBC_01287 DNA window includes the following coding sequences:
- a CDS encoding DUF4190 domain-containing protein, translated as MADISEQASEQPPQEGAGAADVEVDPDVEVAATTEPATPVDLAKRTPPTPVDQPAAAPDPGPAPDPAPADPWAPPAADAPPPPAAAPAAAPWPRQPGPYDGYRQPPFAPYDAQPPTHRGTNGLAVTSLVTGLTCCLWPAALGFGIASLVQLRRRRQSGRGLAVAGVVLGVLGLLASVLAGVGGVVGFRAAQVAARDNGFGLQPGQCFTQQSGPAGVTGWPRVDCSAPHYGEVTARIKLTGDEFPGTVIVQQQSNAVCRTAEQAYLTDLWARSSSVSVRYIYPNTEARWENTDQTTICFLHDSSPGGGVGTLRRDATDLTQDQQDFLQAVNGLDDAEAEEPTDDPSGDIGETQNWIDDTASGISEAADTLGRRDWPAGSKDEVAALVRELQNDQAAWQAARNDNTTPLDDLVDQLTAHDLARAQAEGAARRALGLADQDERQGAPDDTQPGGGSGGSGDGTGTGSGGGNPAAT; from the coding sequence ATGGCGGACATATCGGAACAGGCCTCCGAGCAGCCACCGCAGGAGGGCGCCGGGGCGGCGGACGTCGAGGTGGATCCGGACGTCGAGGTGGCTGCGACCACCGAGCCGGCCACGCCCGTCGACCTCGCCAAGCGGACGCCGCCGACCCCGGTCGACCAGCCCGCCGCCGCCCCGGACCCAGGGCCCGCCCCGGACCCCGCGCCCGCCGACCCCTGGGCACCCCCGGCCGCCGACGCGCCGCCGCCCCCGGCCGCCGCCCCCGCAGCCGCTCCCTGGCCGCGGCAGCCAGGCCCGTACGACGGGTACCGGCAGCCGCCGTTCGCCCCGTACGACGCGCAGCCGCCCACGCACCGGGGAACCAACGGCCTGGCCGTCACCTCCCTGGTCACCGGCCTGACCTGCTGCCTCTGGCCCGCCGCACTCGGCTTCGGGATCGCCTCCCTGGTCCAGCTGCGCCGCCGGCGCCAGTCCGGGCGCGGGCTCGCCGTCGCGGGCGTGGTGCTCGGGGTGCTGGGCCTGCTCGCGAGCGTGCTCGCGGGGGTGGGCGGGGTGGTCGGCTTCCGTGCCGCGCAGGTGGCCGCGCGCGACAACGGCTTCGGCCTGCAGCCCGGCCAGTGCTTCACCCAGCAGTCCGGTCCGGCCGGCGTCACGGGGTGGCCGCGGGTCGACTGCTCGGCGCCGCACTACGGTGAGGTGACCGCGCGGATCAAGCTGACCGGTGACGAGTTCCCGGGCACCGTGATCGTGCAGCAGCAGAGCAACGCGGTCTGCCGGACCGCGGAGCAGGCGTACCTGACCGATCTGTGGGCTCGGTCCTCGTCGGTCAGTGTGCGCTACATCTACCCGAACACCGAGGCGCGCTGGGAGAACACCGACCAAACCACCATCTGCTTCCTGCACGACAGCTCGCCCGGCGGTGGGGTTGGGACACTTCGCCGCGACGCCACCGATCTGACCCAGGACCAGCAGGACTTCCTGCAGGCCGTCAACGGGCTGGACGACGCCGAGGCGGAGGAGCCGACCGATGACCCGTCAGGCGACATCGGGGAGACCCAGAACTGGATCGACGACACCGCTTCCGGGATCTCCGAGGCTGCGGACACGCTCGGCCGACGAGACTGGCCGGCCGGGAGCAAGGACGAGGTGGCCGCGCTGGTGCGCGAGCTCCAGAACGACCAGGCGGCCTGGCAGGCGGCGAGGAACGACAACACGACCCCGCTCGATGACCTCGTCGATCAACTCACCGCCCACGACCTGGCACGGGCACAGGCCGAAGGTGCCGCCCGGCGGGCGCTCGGCCTGGCCGACCAGGACGAGCGGCAGGGCGCGCCCGACGACACGCAGCCGGGCGGCGGCAGCGGCGGCAGCGGCGACGGCACTGGCACGGGCTCCGGCGGCGGCAACCCGGCCGCCACGTAA
- a CDS encoding styrene monooxygenase/indole monooxygenase family protein, protein MRKILIVGAGQAGLQLALGLQSHGYDVTVMTNRTADEVRDGRVLSTQCMFDTSLSHERALGINFWEAEAPKVEGLGVSVAGPDSARVIDWVGRLDGYAQSVDQRIKMAGWLETFAQRGGQVVVHGVAVSDLDYFARTYDLVLVAAGKGELVSMFGRDASRSPYEVPQRALAVSYVHGLAPRPEHDFRAVRCNLVPGVGELFVIPALTVSGDCDILFWEGIPGGPLDVFGDVKEPAEHLRLTLELMKTFTPWEFDRTRGGVELTDAGATLAGRYAPVVRNPIGELPGGGLVLGVADVVVANDPITGQGSNNAAKCAAVYLEAIVAHGDKPFDREFLQSAFDRYWDDAQHVTKWTNAMLGPPPEHVLNLIGAAGQLPPVAHRFANGFDNPADFENWFYDPEKAGAYLASVAPPQA, encoded by the coding sequence ATGCGCAAGATACTGATCGTCGGAGCCGGACAGGCCGGGCTCCAGCTCGCGCTGGGACTCCAGTCGCACGGCTACGACGTCACGGTCATGACCAACCGCACCGCCGACGAGGTGCGCGACGGCCGGGTGCTCTCCACCCAGTGCATGTTCGACACCTCGCTGAGCCACGAGCGCGCGCTGGGCATCAACTTCTGGGAGGCCGAGGCACCCAAGGTCGAGGGGCTCGGCGTCTCGGTGGCCGGCCCCGACTCCGCCAGAGTGATCGACTGGGTGGGCCGGCTGGACGGCTACGCGCAGTCGGTCGACCAGCGGATCAAGATGGCCGGCTGGCTGGAGACCTTCGCCCAGCGCGGCGGCCAGGTGGTGGTGCACGGCGTCGCCGTCTCCGACCTGGACTACTTCGCCCGCACCTACGACCTGGTGCTGGTCGCCGCGGGCAAGGGCGAGCTGGTCTCGATGTTCGGCCGCGACGCGAGCCGCTCGCCGTACGAGGTGCCGCAGCGCGCGCTCGCCGTGTCCTACGTGCACGGTCTGGCCCCGCGGCCCGAGCACGACTTCCGGGCGGTGCGCTGCAACCTGGTCCCCGGCGTCGGCGAGCTCTTCGTGATCCCCGCGCTGACCGTCTCGGGTGACTGCGACATCCTCTTCTGGGAGGGGATCCCCGGCGGCCCGCTGGACGTCTTCGGCGACGTCAAGGAGCCGGCCGAGCACCTGCGGCTGACCCTGGAGCTGATGAAGACCTTCACCCCCTGGGAGTTCGACCGCACCCGTGGCGGCGTCGAACTGACCGACGCCGGCGCCACCCTGGCCGGCCGCTACGCCCCGGTGGTGCGCAACCCGATCGGTGAACTGCCCGGCGGCGGCCTGGTGCTGGGGGTGGCCGACGTGGTGGTGGCGAACGACCCGATCACCGGCCAGGGCTCCAACAACGCCGCCAAGTGCGCGGCCGTCTACCTGGAGGCCATCGTGGCCCACGGGGACAAGCCCTTCGACCGCGAGTTCCTGCAGTCCGCCTTCGACCGCTACTGGGACGACGCCCAGCACGTCACCAAGTGGACCAACGCGATGCTCGGCCCGCCGCCGGAGCACGTGCTCAACCTGATCGGCGCGGCCGGCCAGCTGCCGCCGGTGGCCCACCGGTTCGCCAACGGCTTCGACAATCCGGCCGACTTCGAGAACTGGTTCTACGACCCGGAGAAGGCGGGCGCCTACCTGGCCTCCGTCGCCCCGCCGCAGGCCTGA
- a CDS encoding ATP/GTP-binding protein, whose translation MPGSPLVPGIPLVSGSATSTKIVVAGGFGVGKTTFVRSVSEIPPLTTEAVMTEASVGIDDVAAVPAKSSTTVAMDFGRITLESDLVLYLFGTPGQGRFWFMWDDLVRGAVGAVVLADTRRLADSFPALDYFEGSGLPFVVAVNQFDGAPVYSPDAVRDSLAVPPQVPVVLCDARRRSSAVEVLTALVLHALAAEPVGAGTRA comes from the coding sequence GTGCCCGGCAGCCCGCTGGTGCCCGGTATCCCGCTGGTATCCGGCAGTGCCACCTCGACCAAGATCGTGGTCGCGGGCGGGTTCGGGGTCGGCAAGACCACCTTCGTCCGCTCGGTCTCCGAGATCCCGCCGCTCACCACCGAGGCGGTGATGACCGAGGCGAGCGTCGGGATCGACGACGTGGCGGCCGTCCCCGCGAAGTCGTCCACCACGGTGGCGATGGACTTCGGCCGGATCACCCTCGAATCCGACCTGGTGCTCTACCTGTTCGGCACCCCCGGGCAGGGCCGCTTCTGGTTCATGTGGGACGACCTGGTGCGCGGCGCGGTCGGCGCGGTGGTCCTGGCGGACACCCGGCGGCTGGCCGACTCGTTCCCCGCGCTGGACTACTTCGAGGGCAGCGGGCTGCCCTTCGTGGTGGCGGTCAACCAGTTCGACGGCGCCCCGGTCTACTCGCCCGACGCGGTGCGGGACTCGCTGGCGGTGCCGCCGCAGGTGCCGGTGGTGCTCTGCGACGCCCGCCGGCGCTCCTCCGCGGTGGAGGTGCTGACCGCGCTGGTGCTGCACGCGCTCGCCGCCGAGCCGGTCGGCGCCGGCACCCGCGCGTGA
- a CDS encoding DUF742 domain-containing protein gives MPGTARSGSGSSIGMSVPGDALGAGRRGEGRLGAGGLGRRTDTARAGQGRSSRVRPYAITRGRTRFGRVLLVETLVSALNRPADPADRGLPELGAICDVCRGQMRSIAEISALLRMPLGVVKVLVSDLADQGRIRVHGADTADGSALDGTGEVPVAKRVLLERVLGGLRKL, from the coding sequence ATGCCCGGCACCGCCCGCAGCGGTAGCGGCAGCAGCATCGGCATGAGCGTCCCCGGGGACGCCCTCGGCGCCGGCCGGCGCGGTGAGGGTCGGCTCGGCGCCGGCGGCCTCGGCCGGCGTACCGACACCGCCCGTGCGGGCCAGGGGCGTTCGTCCCGGGTGCGCCCGTACGCGATCACCCGGGGGCGGACCAGGTTCGGCCGGGTGCTGCTGGTCGAGACGCTGGTGTCGGCGCTCAACCGGCCCGCCGACCCGGCCGACCGCGGCCTGCCCGAGCTGGGCGCGATCTGCGACGTCTGCCGGGGGCAGATGCGCTCGATCGCGGAGATCTCCGCGCTGCTGCGGATGCCGCTGGGCGTGGTGAAGGTCCTGGTCAGCGACCTCGCCGACCAGGGGCGGATCCGGGTGCACGGCGCGGACACGGCGGACGGCTCCGCACTGGACGGCACCGGCGAGGTCCCGGTGGCCAAGCGGGTTCTGCTGGAGAGGGTGCTGGGTGGACTTCGCAAGCTCTGA
- a CDS encoding roadblock/LC7 domain-containing protein, with protein sequence MTHDDHGYRHVPAAATPLRGPGHPVSQGAMNVRWLLGDFLQLVPGVEEAVVVSSDGLLLADSQQGMRSDQLSAIVSALTSLAQGLARAIEFGGVKQTMVTMDEGHLVVMAISDGSCLGVYSSLGCDLGVLAYQMALLVERAGHALTPQVRSELHRAMAVR encoded by the coding sequence ATGACCCACGACGACCACGGCTACCGGCACGTCCCGGCCGCCGCCACCCCCCTGCGCGGACCCGGCCACCCCGTCAGCCAGGGCGCGATGAACGTCCGCTGGCTGCTCGGCGACTTCCTGCAGCTGGTCCCCGGGGTGGAGGAGGCCGTGGTGGTCTCCTCCGACGGCCTGCTGCTCGCCGACTCCCAGCAGGGCATGCGCTCCGACCAGCTCTCCGCCATCGTCTCGGCACTGACCAGCCTGGCGCAGGGGCTGGCGCGCGCCATCGAGTTCGGCGGTGTCAAGCAGACCATGGTGACGATGGACGAGGGCCACCTGGTGGTGATGGCCATCAGCGACGGCTCCTGCCTGGGCGTCTACTCCTCGCTCGGCTGCGACCTGGGCGTCCTGGCCTACCAGATGGCGCTGCTCGTCGAACGGGCCGGCCACGCGCTGACGCCCCAGGTGCGCAGTGAGCTCCACCGGGCGATGGCCGTCCGATGA
- a CDS encoding ATP-binding protein: MTTLTGCDTAHGAGATELWAVGGAAAVVLVGGTAVVVRRVTARPLERARDLATRNLAALLDERGGLLEERARLIAGRDAQGAQVQGLTAERLALLQEREELGRRRQELVGQLHEALAANGASVERMEELLRECELLLAERDGLAKERDELQGSVDATFVNLAMRTLTLVERQLVLIEALEGREADAAQLESLFRLDHLATRMRRNSENMLLLAGLENSSRSRKTVALLDVVRAAVSEIERYERVKLGFLAAARLTGAVADDTSHLLAELLENATAFSPPQEQVEVGGWLLDNGELMLSVTDHGIGLPAERLRALNEQLAEPLPAEAAERRDALLAGALTGRSMGLFVVARLARRHGIRVQLRENGQGGGVSAMVVLPREALHQDGLSTADLDDQRRAERTTAASAEQARVAAEFAAAEASAAESAAARAALAPSPPSPPTAPTSPAQHRAAADPLAAEAGLPALPRRRPAHAAPGAPTEAAAQATGPVAASVAAPVSAEPVPAAAAIPTAASALAPDAAEPEPDDPLDPPTRQLTISQLGLGAPAGPAVAVEGAERTPLGLPKRVPRAGGLPGTGEMPTSGLRRLATVPAAGGAPNTTPNTTPNTTPNTTPNTTPSKAPSSVPGTAAGPQRSRTSAEELRRRLGGFQSGLRQAARESAAEEQDR; this comes from the coding sequence TTGACCACGCTGACCGGCTGCGACACCGCGCACGGCGCCGGCGCCACCGAACTCTGGGCGGTGGGCGGCGCGGCGGCCGTGGTGCTGGTCGGCGGCACCGCCGTGGTGGTGCGCCGGGTCACCGCCCGCCCGCTGGAGAGAGCCCGGGACCTCGCCACCCGCAACCTGGCCGCGCTGCTCGACGAGCGCGGCGGCCTGCTGGAGGAGCGCGCCCGGCTGATCGCCGGGCGCGACGCCCAGGGCGCCCAGGTGCAGGGGCTCACCGCCGAGCGGCTGGCGCTGCTCCAGGAGCGGGAGGAGCTCGGGCGGCGCCGGCAGGAGCTGGTCGGGCAGTTGCACGAGGCCCTCGCCGCCAACGGCGCCTCGGTCGAGCGGATGGAGGAGCTGCTGCGCGAGTGCGAGCTGCTGCTCGCCGAGCGGGACGGGCTGGCCAAGGAGCGCGACGAGCTGCAGGGCAGCGTGGACGCCACCTTCGTCAACCTCGCGATGCGCACGCTGACCCTGGTCGAGCGCCAACTGGTGCTCATCGAGGCGCTGGAAGGCCGCGAGGCCGACGCGGCCCAGCTGGAGAGCCTCTTCCGGCTCGACCACCTGGCCACCCGGATGCGCCGCAACAGCGAGAACATGCTGCTGCTGGCCGGCCTGGAGAACAGCTCGCGCAGCCGCAAGACGGTCGCCCTGCTCGACGTGGTCCGGGCCGCCGTCTCCGAGATCGAGCGCTACGAGCGGGTCAAGCTCGGCTTCCTGGCCGCCGCCCGGCTGACCGGCGCGGTCGCCGACGACACCAGCCACCTGCTGGCCGAACTGCTGGAGAACGCCACCGCCTTCTCGCCGCCGCAGGAGCAGGTCGAGGTCGGCGGCTGGCTGCTGGACAACGGCGAGCTGATGCTCTCGGTCACCGACCACGGGATCGGCCTGCCGGCCGAACGGCTTCGCGCGCTCAACGAGCAGCTCGCCGAGCCGCTGCCCGCCGAGGCGGCCGAGCGGCGTGACGCGCTGCTGGCCGGCGCGCTGACCGGCCGCAGCATGGGGCTCTTCGTGGTGGCCCGGCTGGCCCGCCGGCATGGCATCCGGGTGCAGCTGCGGGAGAACGGGCAGGGCGGCGGGGTGAGCGCGATGGTGGTGCTGCCGCGCGAGGCGCTGCACCAGGACGGGCTGAGCACGGCCGACCTGGACGACCAGCGGCGGGCCGAGCGCACGACCGCCGCCAGTGCCGAACAGGCCCGGGTGGCAGCGGAGTTCGCTGCCGCCGAGGCGTCGGCTGCCGAGTCGGCGGCAGCCCGTGCGGCGCTGGCGCCGAGCCCGCCGAGCCCGCCGACCGCGCCGACCTCTCCGGCGCAGCACCGCGCCGCCGCCGACCCGCTCGCCGCCGAGGCGGGCCTGCCCGCGCTGCCCCGGCGCCGGCCCGCCCACGCCGCCCCGGGAGCGCCGACCGAGGCGGCCGCCCAGGCCACCGGCCCGGTCGCGGCCTCGGTCGCGGCCCCGGTTTCCGCCGAGCCCGTGCCTGCGGCCGCCGCCATCCCGACTGCCGCGTCGGCCCTCGCTCCGGACGCCGCCGAGCCCGAGCCTGACGACCCGCTCGACCCGCCCACCCGGCAGCTGACCATCAGCCAGCTCGGGCTCGGCGCACCCGCGGGCCCCGCCGTCGCGGTGGAGGGCGCGGAGCGCACCCCGCTCGGCCTGCCCAAGCGGGTGCCACGGGCGGGCGGCCTGCCGGGCACCGGCGAGATGCCGACCTCCGGCCTGCGCCGGCTCGCCACCGTGCCGGCGGCGGGCGGTGCGCCGAACACGACTCCGAACACGACTCCGAACACGACTCCGAACACGACTCCGAACACCACGCCGAGCAAAGCGCCGAGCAGCGTGCCGGGCACCGCCGCCGGCCCGCAGCGTTCCCGTACCTCCGCCGAAGAGCTGCGCCGCAGGCTCGGCGGCTTCCAGAGCGGGCTGCGCCAGGCGGCCCGCGAGTCCGCCGCCGAGGAACAGGACCGATGA
- a CDS encoding peptide-N4-asparagine amidase has product MPIPAAAPPARRRPFARAVPALVLAFAAALCLPTAATAATGGPAAAPGPAAPRASAAAAPAAPAPGAAASGGRVETDYGNPTTALPPISRPDTAHCTVTAMRHDFANSYGQPFTGTLTPPTACPGPWNKVVLDWSGSVAGRQYDRLAGVWIGGAEVLRTSTPEPDPSGISWHVDQDLSGFIPLLRTPQPVVVDLGNLVNDTYTGVFHMTMTVTYYQADRHNPPAATADQVLPVSQSTTAPGWWTLTKGQSATSTLTFPRNLTGAHLQLYARGGGCEEFWYANVPDDYAAAHPDYGLCGGGTYREVQVLVDGRPAGVVQPFPVIYTGGISPLLWRPIPSIDAFRTQPYDVDLTPFAGTLTDGRPHSVTLVPPAGISDSWTLDGSLFLTTDPLRAQTGGAVTSDTIATVPQVATTETARPDGSELITASTGRDWTVAGYVDTSRGRITTRVDQHADYRNSDTLANQGQQQVTSQRDSGWTRTSTSGGRGAPEQRRDSWSYPIDVTSTYTPGADADSYLVSGQVSVARQLGQETRRGDGDWQRQSSSDDRLSATGVLQRQAGVTVQADGSADEHYLGRSADGGCYDHEVAADHGYVTLDRLRSSCH; this is encoded by the coding sequence GTGCCGATACCCGCTGCCGCTCCCCCCGCCCGCAGGCGCCCGTTCGCCCGCGCCGTTCCCGCCCTGGTGCTGGCCTTCGCGGCCGCCCTCTGCCTCCCGACGGCGGCCACCGCGGCCACCGGCGGGCCGGCCGCCGCCCCTGGCCCGGCCGCCCCCCGCGCCTCCGCCGCGGCGGCGCCCGCCGCGCCCGCGCCGGGCGCCGCCGCTTCCGGTGGGCGGGTCGAGACGGACTACGGCAACCCCACCACCGCGCTGCCGCCGATCAGCCGTCCGGACACCGCGCACTGCACGGTCACCGCCATGCGGCACGACTTCGCCAACAGCTACGGCCAGCCCTTCACCGGCACGCTCACCCCGCCCACCGCCTGCCCCGGGCCGTGGAACAAGGTGGTGCTGGACTGGTCCGGCAGCGTCGCGGGCCGGCAGTACGACCGGCTGGCCGGGGTCTGGATCGGTGGCGCCGAGGTGCTGCGCACCAGCACGCCCGAGCCCGACCCCTCGGGCATCAGCTGGCACGTCGACCAGGACCTCAGCGGCTTCATCCCGCTGCTGCGCACCCCGCAGCCGGTGGTCGTGGACCTCGGCAACCTGGTCAACGACACCTACACCGGCGTCTTCCACATGACGATGACCGTCACGTACTACCAGGCCGACCGGCACAACCCGCCGGCCGCCACCGCCGACCAGGTGCTCCCGGTCTCGCAGTCGACCACCGCGCCGGGCTGGTGGACCCTCACCAAGGGTCAGAGCGCGACCTCCACGCTGACCTTCCCGCGCAACCTCACCGGCGCCCACCTGCAGCTCTACGCGCGCGGCGGCGGGTGCGAGGAGTTCTGGTACGCCAACGTGCCCGACGACTACGCCGCCGCCCACCCGGACTACGGGCTCTGCGGCGGCGGCACCTACCGCGAGGTGCAGGTGCTGGTCGACGGGCGGCCGGCCGGGGTGGTGCAGCCGTTCCCGGTGATCTACACCGGCGGGATCAGCCCGCTGCTGTGGCGGCCGATCCCCAGCATCGACGCCTTCCGCACCCAGCCCTACGACGTCGACCTCACGCCGTTCGCCGGCACCCTCACCGACGGCAGGCCGCACAGCGTCACGCTCGTGCCGCCGGCCGGGATCAGCGACAGCTGGACCCTGGACGGCAGCCTCTTCCTGACCACCGACCCGCTGCGCGCGCAGACCGGCGGCGCCGTCACCAGCGACACCATCGCCACCGTGCCGCAGGTGGCCACCACCGAGACGGCCCGGCCCGACGGCAGCGAGCTGATCACCGCCAGCACCGGGCGCGACTGGACGGTGGCCGGCTACGTGGACACCTCGCGCGGCCGGATCACCACCCGGGTGGACCAGCACGCCGACTACCGCAACAGCGACACCCTCGCGAACCAGGGCCAGCAGCAGGTCACCTCGCAGCGTGACAGCGGCTGGACGCGGACCAGCACCAGCGGTGGCCGCGGCGCCCCCGAGCAGCGGCGCGACAGCTGGTCGTACCCGATCGACGTGACCAGCACCTACACCCCCGGCGCGGACGCCGACAGCTACCTGGTGAGCGGCCAGGTGAGCGTGGCCCGGCAGCTGGGGCAGGAGACCCGGCGCGGCGACGGCGACTGGCAGCGGCAGTCGAGCAGTGACGACCGGCTCTCGGCGACGGGTGTGCTGCAGCGACAGGCCGGAGTCACCGTGCAGGCGGACGGCAGCGCCGACGAGCACTACCTGGGCCGCTCGGCGGACGGCGGCTGCTACGACCACGAGGTGGCGGCCGACCACGGGTACGTGACGCTGGACCGGCTGCGCTCCTCCTGCCACTGA
- a CDS encoding carbohydrate kinase family protein, with product MTAAVDLACFSYLAGARLLSVDRYPTADSGAEVHDVIHSLAGDGPIAAVTAAGLALACSVVANCVGADLVGTGLLEQLENAGIQHRITQRIGLRTPEITVITDRDGTRTWFAHLAQATGDLLTADFSGLARARAAYIDCYRAITQPAAHAIQAAAQAGVPVILNLGSEPLDPVIRQAASAADVIAVQTGLPERHANQAHAVADDLFQQLNPTAALVTLGRLGVVARSATGRYRVPAGAGPVVHTHGAGAAFSGGFAAAYLAGHDLPTCLRRACTTATAHCATHHPYSPQGAHP from the coding sequence GTGACCGCCGCCGTGGACCTCGCCTGCTTCAGCTACCTGGCCGGCGCACGACTCCTGTCCGTGGACCGGTACCCGACAGCCGACAGCGGTGCCGAGGTCCACGACGTCATCCACTCGCTCGCCGGCGACGGCCCTATCGCCGCCGTCACTGCCGCCGGCCTCGCCCTCGCCTGCTCCGTCGTGGCCAACTGTGTTGGAGCCGACCTGGTCGGCACCGGGCTCCTGGAGCAACTGGAGAACGCCGGGATACAGCACCGCATCACCCAGCGCATCGGCCTGCGCACCCCGGAGATCACCGTCATCACCGACCGGGACGGCACCCGGACCTGGTTCGCACACCTTGCCCAGGCCACCGGCGACCTACTGACGGCCGACTTCTCGGGGTTGGCTCGCGCCAGGGCCGCCTACATTGACTGCTACCGCGCCATCACCCAGCCCGCAGCCCACGCCATTCAGGCCGCCGCGCAAGCAGGTGTCCCGGTGATCCTCAATCTCGGCAGCGAGCCCCTCGACCCTGTCATCAGGCAAGCCGCCTCCGCAGCCGACGTGATCGCCGTCCAAACCGGTCTCCCCGAACGGCACGCCAACCAGGCGCACGCCGTTGCCGATGACCTGTTCCAACAGCTCAACCCGACCGCTGCGCTGGTAACCCTCGGCCGGCTCGGGGTGGTGGCCCGCAGTGCCACCGGTCGCTACCGGGTCCCTGCCGGAGCGGGTCCCGTCGTCCACACCCACGGGGCCGGAGCCGCGTTCTCCGGCGGCTTCGCCGCCGCTTACCTGGCGGGCCACGACCTACCCACGTGCCTGCGTCGGGCCTGCACCACTGCCACAGCCCACTGCGCCACCCATCACCCGTACTCACCCCAAGGAGCCCACCCATGA
- a CDS encoding DUF6262 family protein: MTTKPSAGERLAQGRRDDSARRRQRVLKVVNQLAREGGSVSVSAVARGAGVDRTFLYRHPDLLAHVHALAAEPPPNPGKGPTVSRASLQADLLAANARSTRLAEQIRQLEQRLSEALGEQVWRNSGIGPPSDIDRLQARITELEQQNLDLHLQLDERDEELNAARTANRELTKTINHETGRTT, from the coding sequence ATGACGACCAAGCCAAGCGCGGGAGAACGCCTCGCCCAGGGCCGTCGCGACGACTCTGCGCGGCGCCGCCAGCGCGTCCTCAAGGTAGTCAACCAGTTGGCCCGCGAAGGCGGAAGCGTGTCCGTCTCTGCTGTCGCACGCGGCGCCGGGGTCGACCGGACGTTCCTCTACCGGCATCCGGACCTCCTGGCCCATGTTCACGCGCTGGCCGCCGAGCCACCACCGAACCCAGGCAAGGGGCCGACGGTCAGCAGGGCATCTCTGCAAGCAGACCTTCTCGCCGCCAATGCGCGTAGCACCCGCCTGGCCGAGCAGATCCGACAGCTTGAACAGCGCCTGTCCGAGGCACTCGGCGAGCAGGTCTGGCGGAACAGCGGCATCGGACCGCCCAGCGACATCGACAGACTCCAAGCCCGCATCACCGAACTCGAACAGCAGAACCTCGACCTCCACCTCCAACTGGACGAGAGAGACGAGGAGTTGAACGCCGCACGGACCGCGAACCGCGAACTGACCAAGACCATCAACCATGAAACGGGAAGAACCACATGA